The following proteins come from a genomic window of Sorex araneus isolate mSorAra2 chromosome 1, mSorAra2.pri, whole genome shotgun sequence:
- the LOC129403299 gene encoding GTPase IMAP family member 7-like: MGDPLLDDPQSCAVRIVLVGKTASGKSATANTILGEDKFVSKMSGASVTPKCQKAFREWKGRNILVVDTPGFFHTTEKMDTICREISKCVLFSSPGPHAFILVLQLGRYTEEEQQVFAMVKALFGESVTRHMIILFTRKEDLGDTSLPDFIAQNSVSLRSMIKECGSRCCAFSNRAAKAEKEAQVQELMQLVEKMILSQGHFTDNIYDKIEERLNKAEALIKIFDSQLEREISLVEEDYVNKSQEEKEQKIHLLKERHAARIRNVREEAEKPKVTRLFKSFF, encoded by the coding sequence ATGGGCGACCCTCTGTTGGACGACCCTCAATCCTGCGCCGTGAGGATTGTCCTCGTAGGGAAAACAGCAAGTGGTAAAAGCGCCACCGCCAACACCATTCTCGGGGAAGACAAATTTGTTTCAAAAATGTCTGGCGCCTCTGTAACCCCAAAATGCCAGAAAGCGTTCCGGGAGTGGAAGGGGAGGAACATCCTCGTCGTGGACACCCCGGGGTTCTTTCACACCACGGAGAAGATGGACACCATCTGCAGGGAGATCAGCAAGTGCGTCCTCTTCTCCTCCCCGGGCCCTCACGCCTTCATCCTCGTGCTGCAGCTCGGCCGCTACACTGAGGAAGAGCAGCAAGTCTTTGCCATGGTCAAGGCTCTCTTTGGGGAGTCGGTCACCAGGCACATGATCATCCTGTTCACTCGCAAAGAAGACTTGGGGGACACAAGCCTACCTGACTTCATAGCACAGAACAGCGTGAGCCTAAGAAGCATGATCAAAGAGTGTGGCAGCCGCTGCTGTGCCTTCAGCAACAGAGCAGCGAAGGCTGAGAAGGAAGCTCAGGTGCAGGAGCTGATGCAGCTTGTAGAGAAAATGATCCTTAGCCAAGGTCACTTCACTGATAACATATATGACAAGATAGAGGAAAGGCTGAACAAGGCTGAGGCCTTGATCAAAATTTTTGATAGTCAGTTGGAAAGGGAAATTTCTCTAGTAGAAGAAGACTATGTCAATAAGTCAcaggaagaaaaagagcaaaaaatacaTTTGCTAAAAGAGCGACATGCTGCCCGAATAAGAAATGTAAGAGAAGAAGCTGAAAAGCCGAAGGTGACAAGGCTTTTCAAATCctttttttaa